One stretch of Cololabis saira isolate AMF1-May2022 chromosome 15, fColSai1.1, whole genome shotgun sequence DNA includes these proteins:
- the LOC133460800 gene encoding E3 SUMO-protein ligase ZBED1-like, which translates to MVPIQTMERDGFRHVVHTLDSRYELPGRKFFSQKCLPELYTEVGDRVMNEIRHLEAYSATTDLWSSRTTEPYISLTIHYIDDDWKLRSRCLQTAFFPEDHAGVIIALGLKDALSAWGLAEAHLVCMTTDSGANMVRALEINKWTRLACFGHRLHNAIERSVQHDARVARATGMCKKVVSSFSYSWKKKKALTSAQRELNLPPHKLVTESPTRWGSRVKMMERVLEQEKAITQVLAADQKSRHLLPTWQDIEVLEAITKALKPLQDFTDALSGEEYVSVSYVKPVLHLLNSDILKPEEDKAGLCEDIKKRVLDYLNEKYNDPATDELLTMATFLDPRFKTTYMPPEKLEEVRSRVATETKALEEKTATDASSTEDQSKRETSTAPAQLKKPKTSLGSFFKKGSSAPPKQQGIDMELDGYLLMVTADSDSDPLEWWRLQCSHFPRISRLAKKYLCIPATSSPSERAFSTGGNIVTSSRASLKPENVDRLVFLAKNLKV; encoded by the exons ATGGTGCCCATTCAAACCATGGAGAGAGATGGCTTCAGACATGTGGTTCACACTCTGGACTCTAGATACGAGCTGCCGGGTCGGAAATTTTTTAGCCAGAAGTGTCTGCCAGAGCTGTACACGGAGGTAGGGGACAGAGTCATGAATGAAATTCGCCACCTTGAAGCCTACTCGGCCACTACTGATTTATGGTCCAGCCGGACTACTGAGCCATACATTAGCCTCACCATCCACTACATTGATGATGACTGGAAGTTGCGCAGCAGATGCCTACAGACCGCCTTCTTCCCTGAAGACCACGCCGGAGTAATAATTGCGTTAGGACTGAAGGATGCACTTTCTGCCTGGGGCTTGGCTGAAGCACATCTTGTGTGCATGACAACTGACAGCGGTGCAAACATGGTGCGCGCTCTGGAAATCAATAAATGGACGAGACTCGCATGTTTTGGACACAGACTGCACAACGCTATTG AGAGGAGTGTCCAACATGATGCTCGAGTTGCACGGGCCACAGGTATGTGCAAAAAAGTGGTCAGTTCATTCTCCTACAGCTGGAAAAAGAAGAAGGCCCTGACCAGTGCACAGAGAGAGCTGAACCTGCCCCCCCACAAGCTGGTCACAGAATCCCCAACAAGGTGGGGGTCCCGTGTCAAAATGATGGAAAGGGTGTTGGAGCAGGAGAAGGCCATCACTCAAGTCCTGGCAGCAGACCAAAAGTCACGTCACCTTCTACCCACCTGGCAAGACATTGAGGTGTTGGAGGCCATAACCAAAGCACTGAAGCCTCTGCAAGATTTTACAGATGCCCTGTCAGGAGAGGAGTATGTTAGTGTCTCCTATGTTAAGCCAGTCCTCCATCTTCTCAATTCAGATATTTTGAAGCCAGAAGAAGATAAAGCAGGACTGTGCGAGGATATCAAGAAGAGGGTCCTGGattatttgaatgaaaaatacaaCGATCCTGCCACTGACGAGCTGCTCACCATGGCAACATTCCTGGACCCACGGTTCAAGACCACCTACATGCCACCCGAAAAGTTGGAGGAAGTGAGGAGCAGAGTGGCTACAGAAACCAAAGCACTGGAGGAGAAGACAGCCACAGATGCCTCTTCCACAGAAGACCAAAGCAAGAGGGAAACTAGCACTGCTCCTGCACAACTGAAAAAGCCCAAGACCAGCCTGGGCAGTTTCTTCAAAAAGGGTAGCAGTGCACCACCAAAGCAGCAGGGCATTGACATGGAGCTAGATGGGTACCTGCTGATGGTGACGGCTGACAGTGACTCTGATCCACTGGAGTGGTGGCGTCTCCAATGTTCCCACTTCCCCCGCATTAGCCGCCTGGCAAAAAAATACTTATGCATCCCAGCCACAAGCTCACCCTCCGAGCGTGCATTCAGCACAGGGGGCAATATTGTAACAAGTTCCAGGGCATCACTGAAGCCAGAAAATGTTGACAGGCTGGTGTTCCTGGCAAAGAACTTGAAGGTCTAG